From Chthonomonas sp., the proteins below share one genomic window:
- a CDS encoding prepilin-type N-terminal cleavage/methylation domain-containing protein, which yields MNIRRAFTLIELLVVIAIIAILAAILFPVFTQAKVAAKKTQSLSNIKQIGTATQIYVNDNDDSYPLAFYSYDPAGGYNWNRFIPVPASQLSAAEPAWKKAAAEIFVFNSIQGYMKNISMLQCPDGSSLATTASFGPATAQPTGLPSITYTYNGLLNGYNGTSVAAPSDLPVYWHGHGKRSLYGYGYASPWLACNDTTQPCVYAGTSTGCTAGSGAYTTNTSRKGMNSFGQGVLMAMADTSAKFRKVSGNGRVNTAQRADPRRDPFPNYGVNLIPCSRWFDANGCYPYMFRPDYDFNTAENATYLAGSADTTPNVCTP from the coding sequence ATGAATATTCGCCGCGCATTTACTCTCATCGAGTTGCTGGTCGTTATTGCCATCATCGCCATTCTCGCCGCCATCCTTTTCCCGGTATTCACCCAGGCAAAGGTCGCGGCCAAAAAGACCCAGTCGCTGAGCAATATCAAGCAAATTGGCACCGCGACCCAAATTTATGTGAATGACAACGATGACAGCTACCCGCTGGCTTTCTACAGCTACGACCCCGCTGGTGGGTACAACTGGAACCGCTTCATCCCGGTGCCCGCTTCCCAACTGAGCGCGGCTGAACCGGCCTGGAAGAAGGCCGCTGCCGAAATTTTTGTGTTCAACAGCATCCAGGGCTACATGAAGAACATTTCGATGCTCCAATGTCCTGATGGTTCAAGCCTCGCGACGACGGCATCGTTTGGTCCGGCCACGGCTCAACCCACCGGATTGCCCAGCATCACCTACACCTACAATGGCTTGCTCAACGGCTATAACGGCACTTCGGTGGCCGCGCCCAGCGATCTGCCCGTGTACTGGCATGGTCACGGCAAGCGCTCGCTTTACGGCTACGGTTATGCTTCGCCCTGGCTGGCCTGCAACGACACGACTCAGCCTTGCGTTTACGCGGGCACGAGCACGGGCTGCACGGCGGGTTCGGGTGCTTACACCACCAACACATCGCGCAAGGGCATGAACTCGTTCGGCCAAGGCGTCCTGATGGCGATGGCCGACACGAGCGCGAAGTTCCGCAAGGTCTCGGGTAACGGTCGGGTGAACACGGCGCAGCGCGCCGATCCGCGTCGCGATCCGTTCCCCAACTACGGCGTGAACCTCATTCCGTGTAGCCGCTGGTTCGATGCCAACGGATGCTATCCGTACATGTTCCGACCGGACTACGACTTCAACACCGCAGAAAACGCCACATACTTGGCCGGATCCGCCGACACGACCCCGAACGTTTGCACCCCATGA